One Bacillus amyloliquefaciens DSM 7 = ATCC 23350 DNA window includes the following coding sequences:
- the tuf gene encoding elongation factor Tu — MAKEKFDRSKSHANIGTIGHVDHGKTTLTAAISTVLHKKSGKGTAMAYDQIDGAPEERERGITISTAHVEYETDTRHYAHVDCPGHADYVKNMITGAAQMDGAILVVSAADGPMPQTREHILLSKNVGVPYIVVFLNKCDMVDDEELLELVEMEVRDLLSEYDFPGDDVPVVKGSALKALEGDAEYEEKILELMAAVDEYIPTPERDTEKPFMMPVEDVFSITGRGTVATGRVERGQVKVGDEVEIIGLQEENSKTTVTGVEMFRKLLDYAEAGDNIGALLRGVAREDIQRGQVLAKPGTITPHSKFKAEVYVLSKEEGGRHTPFFSNYRPQFYFRTTDVTGIINLPEGVEMVMPGDNTEMIVELISTIAIEEGTRFSIREGGRTVGSGVVSTITE, encoded by the coding sequence ATGGCTAAAGAAAAATTCGACCGTTCCAAATCACATGCCAATATCGGTACAATTGGACACGTTGACCATGGTAAAACAACATTAACTGCTGCTATCTCAACAGTACTTCATAAGAAATCTGGTAAAGGTACAGCTATGGCGTACGATCAAATTGATGGTGCTCCAGAAGAACGTGAGCGCGGTATCACAATCTCTACTGCACACGTTGAGTACGAAACTGACACTCGTCACTATGCACACGTTGACTGCCCAGGACACGCTGACTATGTTAAAAACATGATCACTGGTGCTGCGCAAATGGACGGAGCTATCCTTGTAGTATCTGCTGCTGATGGCCCAATGCCACAAACTCGTGAGCACATCCTTCTTTCTAAAAACGTTGGTGTACCATACATCGTAGTATTCCTTAACAAATGCGACATGGTAGACGACGAAGAGCTTCTTGAGCTTGTTGAAATGGAAGTTCGCGATCTTCTTAGCGAATACGACTTCCCTGGTGATGATGTACCAGTTGTTAAGGGTTCTGCTCTTAAAGCTCTTGAAGGCGACGCTGAGTACGAAGAAAAAATTCTTGAACTTATGGCTGCAGTTGACGAGTACATCCCAACTCCAGAACGCGACACTGAAAAACCATTCATGATGCCAGTTGAGGACGTATTCTCAATCACTGGTCGTGGTACAGTTGCTACTGGCCGTGTAGAACGCGGACAAGTTAAAGTCGGTGACGAAGTTGAAATCATCGGTCTTCAAGAAGAAAACAGCAAAACAACTGTTACAGGTGTTGAAATGTTCCGTAAGCTTCTTGACTATGCTGAAGCTGGAGACAACATCGGTGCACTTCTTCGCGGTGTAGCTCGTGAAGACATCCAACGTGGTCAAGTACTTGCTAAACCAGGTACAATCACTCCACACAGCAAATTCAAAGCTGAAGTTTACGTTCTTTCTAAAGAAGAGGGTGGACGTCATACTCCATTCTTCTCTAACTACCGTCCTCAGTTCTACTTCCGTACAACTGACGTAACTGGTATCATCAATCTTCCAGAAGGCGTAGAAATGGTTATGCCTGGAGATAACACTGAAATGATCGTTGAACTTATCTCTACAATCGCTATCGAAGAAGGAACTCGTTTCTCTATTCGTGAAGGCGGACGTACAGTTGGTTCAGGCGTTGTTTCTACAATCACTGAGTAA
- a CDS encoding alpha/beta fold hydrolase codes for MIDNFKTKRISMLQQLLINDSEQTIMINGDDKSNPLLLFLHGGPGTPQIGYARKYQSELEKHFTVVNWDQRGAGLSYSNEIPGSSMTLDQLTADTIHLTERLCKQFNRQKIYIAGYSWGSVLALHVLQERPDLYDGYIGISQVVNIQKEETEAYRLLTDWSEERKHRLLQKTLRFIGAPPWNSQLQRSLFLLCIEMKGGGFTHNPIGALKAGGRMLFGEPYGVRGSFLAARGQMFSLKHLWEDLIFFDAGQSVSSIEIPCCFMSGRFDLTVPGTISYEYYQKVEAPYKEWHWFENSAHSPHLEEPDRFAEVVSRFASFHL; via the coding sequence ATGATTGATAACTTCAAGACAAAACGGATTTCAATGCTTCAGCAACTGCTGATTAACGACAGTGAACAGACCATTATGATTAATGGTGATGACAAGAGCAATCCGCTGCTTTTGTTTTTGCACGGCGGGCCCGGCACGCCTCAAATCGGCTATGCGAGAAAGTACCAGAGCGAGCTGGAAAAGCATTTCACTGTTGTGAACTGGGATCAGAGAGGGGCGGGACTTTCATATTCAAATGAAATTCCGGGCTCGTCTATGACTTTGGATCAGCTGACAGCTGACACCATTCATTTGACCGAACGCTTATGCAAGCAATTCAACAGGCAAAAAATATATATCGCCGGCTATTCGTGGGGATCAGTGTTGGCGCTTCATGTTCTTCAAGAGAGACCTGATTTGTATGATGGGTATATCGGTATCAGTCAGGTTGTAAATATCCAAAAGGAAGAAACGGAAGCCTACCGGCTGCTGACGGATTGGAGCGAGGAGCGCAAACACCGCCTGCTACAAAAGACGCTGCGCTTTATCGGTGCACCTCCATGGAACAGCCAGCTTCAGCGCTCATTGTTTCTGCTTTGTATCGAGATGAAGGGAGGAGGCTTTACCCATAATCCGATCGGCGCCCTTAAAGCAGGCGGACGAATGCTGTTTGGTGAACCGTACGGTGTGAGAGGGAGCTTCTTAGCCGCGCGGGGACAGATGTTCAGCCTGAAACATTTGTGGGAAGATCTCATTTTCTTTGATGCCGGGCAATCAGTTTCTTCTATTGAAATACCGTGCTGTTTTATGTCAGGAAGATTCGATTTGACGGTGCCGGGAACGATATCTTACGAATATTATCAGAAGGTTGAAGCTCCCTATAAAGAATGGCACTGGTTTGAAAACTCAGCCCATTCGCCTCACTTGGAAGAGCCGGATCGCTTTGCTGAAGTTGTCAGCCGATTCGCATCTTTCCATCTCTGA
- the rpsJ gene encoding 30S ribosomal protein S10 gives MAKQKIRIRLKAYDHRILDQSAEKIVETAKRSGASVSGPIPLPTEKSVYTILRAVHKYKDSREQFEMRTHKRLIDIVNPTPQTVDALMRLDLPSGVDIEIKL, from the coding sequence ATGGCAAAACAAAAAATTCGTATTCGTTTAAAAGCATATGATCATAGAATCCTTGATCAATCTGCAGAGAAGATTGTTGAAACGGCAAAACGTTCTGGTGCCAGCGTATCTGGTCCGATCCCGTTGCCAACTGAAAAATCAGTTTACACAATCCTTCGTGCGGTGCACAAATACAAAGATTCTCGTGAGCAATTTGAAATGCGTACACATAAACGTTTAATCGATATTGTGAACCCAACACCACAAACTGTTGATGCTCTCATGCGATTAGACTTACCATCTGGTGTCGATATCGAAATCAAACTTTAA
- the rplC gene encoding 50S ribosomal protein L3 gives MTKGILGRKIGMTQVFAENGDLIPVTVIEAAPNVVLQKKTAENDGYEAIQLGFDDKREKLSNKPEKGHVAKAETAPKRFVKELRGVDMDAYEIGQEVKVEIFSAGEIVDVTGVSKGKGFQGAIKRHGQSRGPMSHGSRYHRRPGSMGPVDPNRVFKGKLLPGRMGGDQITVQNLEVVKVDAERNLLLIKGNVPGARKALITVKSAVKSK, from the coding sequence ATGACCAAAGGAATCTTAGGAAGAAAAATTGGTATGACGCAAGTATTCGCAGAAAACGGTGATCTTATCCCGGTAACTGTTATTGAAGCAGCTCCAAACGTTGTTCTTCAAAAGAAAACAGCTGAAAATGATGGCTATGAAGCGATCCAGCTTGGTTTTGACGATAAGCGTGAAAAGCTTTCAAACAAACCGGAAAAAGGACACGTTGCAAAAGCGGAAACTGCTCCTAAGCGCTTCGTTAAAGAATTACGCGGCGTGGATATGGATGCGTATGAAATTGGTCAGGAAGTCAAGGTTGAAATTTTCTCTGCAGGAGAAATCGTAGATGTAACAGGAGTATCTAAAGGTAAAGGTTTCCAAGGTGCAATCAAGCGCCACGGACAATCTCGCGGACCTATGTCTCACGGTTCACGCTACCACCGTCGTCCTGGTTCAATGGGACCTGTAGATCCTAACCGTGTATTCAAAGGTAAACTATTACCTGGACGCATGGGCGGAGATCAAATCACTGTCCAAAACCTTGAAGTCGTAAAAGTTGATGCTGAGCGCAATCTTCTTCTGATTAAAGGTAACGTACCTGGTGCGAGAAAAGCTTTAATCACTGTAAAAAGTGCTGTTAAATCTAAATAA
- the rplD gene encoding 50S ribosomal protein L4 produces the protein MPKVALYNQNGSTAGDIELNASVFGIEPNESVVFDAILMQRASLRQGSHKVKNRSEVRGGGRKPWRQKGTGRARQGSIRSPQWRGGGVVFGPTPRSYSYKLPKKVRRLAIKSVLSSKVNDNNIIVLEDLTLDTVKTKEMAAILKGLSVEKKALIVTADANEAVSLSARNIPGVTVVQANGINVLDVVNHEKLLITKAAVEKVEEVLA, from the coding sequence ATGCCAAAAGTAGCATTATACAACCAAAACGGTTCTACTGCTGGTGATATCGAATTAAACGCTTCTGTATTTGGAATTGAGCCAAATGAGAGCGTAGTATTCGACGCTATTCTTATGCAAAGAGCTTCCTTACGTCAAGGATCTCACAAAGTAAAAAATCGTTCTGAAGTACGCGGCGGAGGTCGCAAACCATGGCGTCAAAAAGGTACAGGTCGTGCCCGTCAAGGTTCAATCCGTTCACCGCAATGGCGCGGAGGTGGTGTCGTATTCGGCCCAACACCACGCAGCTATTCTTACAAATTACCTAAAAAAGTTCGCCGCTTGGCAATCAAATCAGTATTGTCTTCTAAAGTGAACGACAACAACATTATTGTTCTTGAAGATCTTACTCTTGATACGGTTAAAACAAAAGAAATGGCAGCTATCCTTAAAGGATTATCTGTTGAGAAAAAAGCTTTAATCGTAACTGCGGATGCAAACGAAGCAGTATCTCTTTCTGCACGCAACATCCCTGGAGTTACAGTTGTTCAAGCTAACGGAATCAACGTGTTAGACGTTGTCAACCACGAGAAGCTTCTGATTACAAAAGCTGCGGTTGAAAAAGTAGAGGAGGTGCTTGCATAA
- the rplW gene encoding 50S ribosomal protein L23, translating to MKDPRDVLKRPVITERSADLMTEKKYTFEVDVRANKTEVKDAVESIFGVKVDKVNIMNYKGKSKRVGRYTGMTSRRRKAIVKLTADSKEIEIFEA from the coding sequence ATGAAAGATCCTCGTGATGTTCTTAAGCGCCCCGTCATTACTGAACGTTCTGCTGATTTAATGACTGAAAAGAAATATACTTTTGAAGTTGATGTAAGAGCTAATAAAACAGAAGTGAAAGATGCAGTTGAAAGTATCTTTGGAGTGAAAGTTGACAAAGTCAACATCATGAACTACAAAGGGAAATCAAAACGTGTCGGCCGCTATACTGGTATGACTAGCCGTCGCAGAAAAGCGATCGTAAAACTTACTGCAGACAGCAAAGAAATCGAAATTTTTGAAGCTTAA
- the rplB gene encoding 50S ribosomal protein L2, whose product MAIKKYKPTSNGRRGMTTSDFAEITTDQPEKSLLAPLHKKGGRNNQGKLTVRHQGGGHKRQYRVIDFKRDKDGIPGRVATVEYDPNRSANIALINYVDGEKRYILAPKGIQVGTEIMSGPEADIKVGNALPLINIPVGTVVHNIELKPGKGGQLVRSAGTSAQVLGKEGKYVLVRLNSGEVRMILSACRASIGQVGNEQHELINVGKAGRSRWKGIRPTVRGSVMNPNDHPHGGGEGRAPIGRKSPMSPWGKPTLGFKTRKKKNKSDKFIVRRRKNK is encoded by the coding sequence ATGGCGATTAAAAAGTATAAACCGACCTCTAACGGACGTCGTGGCATGACAACTTCAGATTTTGCTGAAATCACGACTGACCAGCCGGAAAAATCCTTGCTTGCGCCCCTTCACAAGAAAGGCGGACGTAACAACCAAGGTAAATTGACTGTACGTCACCAAGGTGGCGGACACAAACGCCAATACCGTGTTATCGACTTCAAACGCGATAAAGATGGTATACCTGGACGCGTTGCTACAGTTGAATACGATCCAAACCGTTCAGCTAACATCGCGCTAATCAACTATGTAGACGGAGAAAAACGTTACATTCTTGCACCAAAAGGAATTCAAGTAGGTACTGAAATCATGTCCGGCCCTGAAGCTGACATCAAAGTAGGTAACGCACTTCCGCTTATCAACATCCCTGTTGGTACAGTTGTGCATAACATTGAATTAAAACCTGGTAAAGGCGGACAGCTTGTACGTTCAGCTGGTACATCTGCTCAGGTTCTTGGTAAAGAAGGCAAATACGTTCTTGTACGTCTTAACTCTGGTGAAGTTCGCATGATCCTTTCTGCTTGCCGCGCTTCTATCGGTCAAGTAGGTAACGAGCAGCACGAACTTATCAACGTTGGTAAAGCAGGACGCTCTCGCTGGAAAGGCATCCGCCCTACAGTTCGTGGTTCTGTAATGAACCCTAACGATCACCCGCACGGTGGTGGTGAAGGTCGCGCGCCAATCGGACGTAAATCACCAATGTCTCCATGGGGCAAACCGACTCTTGGATTCAAAACACGTAAGAAAAAGAACAAATCTGATAAATTTATCGTACGTCGTCGTAAAAATAAATAA
- the rpsS gene encoding 30S ribosomal protein S19, which yields MARSLKKGPFVDGHLMTKIEKLNETDKKQVVKTWSRRSTIFPQFIGHTIAVYDGRKHVPVFISEDMVGHKLGEFAPTRTYKGHASDDKKTRR from the coding sequence ATGGCTCGCAGCTTGAAAAAAGGACCATTTGTCGATGGACACTTGATGACAAAAATCGAGAAATTAAATGAAACGGACAAGAAACAAGTTGTAAAAACTTGGTCTCGCCGTTCAACTATTTTCCCACAATTTATCGGTCACACAATCGCAGTCTATGACGGACGTAAACACGTGCCTGTATTCATTTCTGAAGACATGGTAGGCCACAAGTTGGGCGAATTCGCACCGACTCGTACTTACAAAGGCCACGCCAGTGACGATAAAAAAACAAGACGCTAA
- the rplV gene encoding 50S ribosomal protein L22 → MQAKAVARTVRIAPRKARLVMDLIRGKQVGEAVSILNLTPRAASPIIEKVLKSAIANAEHNYEMDANNLVISQAFVDEGPTLKRFRPRAMGRASQINKRTSHITIVVSEKKEG, encoded by the coding sequence ATGCAAGCTAAAGCTGTTGCAAGAACAGTCCGTATTGCTCCTCGTAAAGCACGTCTAGTAATGGACCTGATTCGAGGTAAGCAAGTAGGCGAAGCAGTATCTATCTTGAACCTAACTCCGAGAGCTGCTTCTCCAATCATCGAAAAAGTTTTAAAATCTGCTATCGCAAATGCTGAGCACAACTACGAGATGGACGCTAACAATCTGGTTATTTCTCAGGCATTTGTTGACGAAGGCCCAACGTTAAAAAGATTCCGCCCGCGTGCTATGGGACGTGCGAGCCAAATCAACAAACGTACGAGCCACATTACAATCGTTGTATCAGAAAAGAAGGAGGGATAA
- the rpsC gene encoding 30S ribosomal protein S3, producing MGQKVNPVGLRIGVIRDWESKWYAGKDYADFLHEDLKIREFISKRLSDASVSKVEIERAANRVNITIHTAKPGMVIGKGGSEVEALRKALNSLTGKRVHINILEIKRADLDAQLVADNIARQLENRISFRRAQKQQIQRTMRAGAQGVKTMVSGRLGGADIARSEYYSEGTVPLHTLRADIDYATSEADTTYGKLGVKVWIYRGEVLPTKKKTEEGGK from the coding sequence GTGGGTCAAAAGGTAAATCCAGTCGGTCTTCGTATCGGAGTCATTCGTGATTGGGAATCTAAGTGGTACGCTGGTAAAGATTACGCTGACTTCCTGCACGAAGATTTAAAAATTCGTGAATTCATTAGCAAACGCCTTTCTGACGCTTCTGTTTCTAAAGTAGAAATCGAGCGCGCAGCAAACCGCGTTAACATTACGATCCACACTGCTAAGCCTGGTATGGTAATCGGTAAAGGCGGTTCTGAAGTTGAAGCACTTCGTAAAGCCCTTAACAGCCTTACTGGCAAGCGTGTACACATTAACATTCTTGAAATCAAAAGAGCAGATCTTGATGCTCAGCTTGTAGCTGATAACATCGCTCGTCAACTAGAAAACCGTATTTCTTTCCGCCGTGCGCAGAAACAACAAATCCAACGCACTATGCGTGCTGGAGCACAAGGTGTGAAAACAATGGTTTCCGGCCGTCTTGGCGGAGCTGACATCGCTCGTTCTGAATACTACAGTGAAGGAACTGTTCCATTGCACACTTTACGTGCTGACATCGACTATGCAACATCTGAAGCTGACACAACTTACGGTAAGCTTGGTGTAAAAGTCTGGATCTATCGTGGAGAGGTTCTTCCTACTAAGAAGAAAACTGAGGAAGGAGGAAAATAA
- the rplP gene encoding 50S ribosomal protein L16, which produces MLLPKRVKYRREHRGKMRGRAKGGTEVHFGEYGIQALEASWITNRQIEAARIAMTRYMKRGGKVWIKIFPSKPYTAKPLEVRMGSGKGAPEGWVAVVKPGKVLFEISGVSEEVAREALRLASHKLPIKTKFVKREEIGGESNES; this is translated from the coding sequence ATGTTATTACCAAAACGCGTTAAATATCGCAGAGAGCATCGCGGAAAAATGCGCGGTCGCGCTAAAGGCGGTACTGAAGTACATTTTGGTGAGTACGGTATCCAGGCTCTTGAAGCTTCTTGGATCACAAACCGCCAAATCGAAGCTGCACGTATTGCGATGACTCGTTACATGAAACGTGGCGGTAAAGTTTGGATTAAAATTTTCCCTTCAAAACCTTACACTGCTAAACCGCTTGAGGTACGGATGGGTTCCGGTAAAGGGGCTCCTGAAGGCTGGGTAGCTGTTGTAAAACCGGGCAAAGTTTTATTTGAAATTTCTGGTGTGTCTGAAGAGGTAGCTCGTGAAGCGCTTCGTCTTGCATCTCACAAATTGCCAATTAAAACGAAGTTCGTAAAACGTGAAGAAATTGGTGGTGAATCAAATGAAAGCTAA
- the rpmC gene encoding 50S ribosomal protein L29, with protein MKANEIRDLTTAEIEQKVKSLKEELFNLRFQLATGQLENTARIREVRKAIARMKTVIREREIAANK; from the coding sequence ATGAAAGCTAATGAAATTCGTGACCTTACCACTGCTGAAATTGAACAAAAAGTAAAGTCTCTTAAAGAAGAACTTTTCAATCTTCGCTTTCAATTAGCGACAGGACAACTTGAAAATACTGCTCGCATTCGTGAAGTGCGCAAAGCTATCGCGCGCATGAAAACTGTGATTCGTGAAAGAGAAATTGCTGCTAACAAATAA
- the rpsQ gene encoding 30S ribosomal protein S17, with product MSERNQRKVYQGRVVSDKMDKTITVVVETYKKDPIYGKRVKYSKKLKAHDENNQAKIGDIVKVMETRPLSATKRFRLVEVVEEAVII from the coding sequence ATGAGCGAACGTAACCAGCGCAAAGTTTACCAAGGCCGTGTTGTTTCTGACAAAATGGATAAAACCATCACTGTTGTTGTTGAAACATACAAAAAGGATCCTATCTACGGTAAGCGCGTAAAATACTCAAAGAAATTAAAAGCACATGATGAGAATAACCAAGCTAAAATCGGAGACATCGTAAAGGTCATGGAAACTCGTCCATTATCTGCAACTAAGCGTTTTCGTCTAGTTGAAGTTGTCGAAGAAGCTGTTATTATCTAA
- the rplN gene encoding 50S ribosomal protein L14: MIQQETRLKVADNSGAREVLTIKVLGGSGRKTANIGDVIVCTVKQATPGGVVKKGEVVRAVIVRTKSGARRSDGSYISFDENACVIIRDDKSPRGTRIFGPVARELRENNFMKIVSLAPEVI; the protein is encoded by the coding sequence ATGATTCAACAAGAGACTCGTTTAAAAGTTGCTGACAACTCCGGTGCGCGTGAGGTACTTACTATTAAAGTTCTTGGCGGTTCTGGACGTAAAACGGCTAACATTGGTGATGTAATTGTTTGCACGGTTAAACAAGCAACACCAGGAGGCGTTGTCAAAAAAGGTGAAGTCGTAAGAGCTGTTATCGTTCGTACAAAAAGCGGAGCACGCAGATCTGACGGATCATACATCAGCTTCGATGAGAATGCATGTGTTATCATCCGTGACGACAAGAGCCCGCGTGGAACTCGTATCTTCGGACCGGTTGCTCGTGAATTACGTGAAAACAACTTCATGAAAATTGTTTCTCTGGCTCCAGAAGTTATCTAA
- the rplX gene encoding 50S ribosomal protein L24, with protein sequence MHVKKGDKVMVISGKDKGKQGTILAAFPKKDRVLVEGVNMVKKHSKPTQANPQGGISNQEAPIHVSNVMPLDPKTGEVTRVGYKVEDGKKVRIAKKSGQVLDK encoded by the coding sequence ATGCATGTGAAAAAAGGCGATAAAGTAATGGTTATCTCTGGTAAAGATAAAGGCAAACAAGGTACGATCCTTGCTGCTTTCCCTAAAAAGGACCGCGTTCTAGTTGAGGGCGTAAACATGGTGAAGAAACACTCTAAACCGACTCAAGCAAACCCTCAAGGCGGTATTTCTAATCAAGAGGCGCCAATTCATGTATCAAACGTTATGCCGCTCGATCCTAAAACAGGTGAAGTGACTCGCGTAGGATACAAAGTGGAAGATGGCAAAAAAGTTCGTATTGCTAAAAAATCTGGGCAAGTTTTAGATAAATAG
- the rplE gene encoding 50S ribosomal protein L5, with amino-acid sequence MNRLKEKYNKEISPALMTKFNYDSVMQVPKIEKIVINMGVGDAVQNAKAIDSAVEELTFIAGQKPVVTRAKKSIAGFRLREGMPIGAKVTLRGERMYDFLDKLISVSLPRVRDFRGISKKSFDGRGNYTLGIKEQLIFPEIDYDKVTKVRGMDIVIVTTANSDEEARELLTLVGMPFQK; translated from the coding sequence ATGAACCGCCTTAAAGAAAAGTACAATAAAGAAATTTCACCTGCTTTAATGACGAAGTTCAACTACGACTCTGTTATGCAGGTGCCGAAAATCGAAAAAATCGTAATCAACATGGGTGTTGGTGATGCTGTTCAAAACGCGAAAGCAATCGACAGTGCTGTTGAAGAATTAACGTTTATCGCAGGTCAAAAACCTGTCGTTACTCGTGCGAAGAAATCAATTGCTGGATTCCGTCTTCGTGAGGGAATGCCTATCGGTGCGAAAGTAACTCTTCGCGGAGAGCGCATGTATGATTTCCTTGATAAACTTATTTCTGTATCTTTACCGCGTGTACGTGACTTCCGCGGGATTTCTAAGAAATCTTTCGACGGTCGAGGAAACTACACTCTCGGTATCAAAGAACAGTTAATCTTCCCTGAAATTGACTACGATAAAGTAACAAAGGTTCGCGGAATGGACATCGTTATCGTAACGACTGCTAACTCTGACGAAGAGGCTCGTGAGCTATTAACTCTAGTAGGTATGCCGTTCCAGAAATAA
- the rpsN gene encoding 30S ribosomal protein S14: MAKKSMIAKQQRTPKFKVQEYTRCERCGRPHSVIRKFKLCRICFRELAYKGQIPGVKKASW, from the coding sequence GTGGCTAAAAAGTCAATGATTGCGAAACAACAACGTACACCAAAGTTTAAAGTGCAAGAGTACACTCGCTGTGAACGCTGCGGACGTCCGCACTCAGTCATTCGTAAATTTAAACTTTGCCGTATTTGTTTCCGTGAGCTTGCATATAAAGGACAAATTCCTGGCGTGAAAAAAGCCAGCTGGTAA
- the rpsH gene encoding 30S ribosomal protein S8: protein MVMTDPIADMLTRIRNANMVRHEKLEIPASKLKREIADILKREGFIRDVEFVEDSKQGIIRVFLKYGQNNERVITGLKRISKPGLRVYAKSNEVPRVLNGLGIAIISTSQGVLTDKEARAKQAGGEVLAYVW from the coding sequence ATGGTTATGACAGATCCAATTGCAGATATGCTGACTCGTATTCGTAATGCAAACATGGTACGTCATGAGAAGCTTGAAATTCCTGCTTCTAAATTGAAAAGAGAAATTGCTGACATTTTAAAGCGTGAAGGTTTCATTCGTGACGTTGAGTTCGTAGAAGACAGCAAACAAGGTATCATCCGCGTTTTCTTGAAATACGGACAAAACAACGAGCGCGTTATCACTGGTCTTAAAAGAATCAGCAAACCAGGTTTGCGTGTATACGCTAAATCAAATGAAGTACCTCGCGTACTTAACGGTCTTGGAATCGCGATTATTTCTACATCACAAGGTGTTTTAACGGACAAAGAAGCCCGTGCAAAACAAGCTGGTGGAGAAGTTCTAGCATACGTTTGGTAA
- the rplF gene encoding 50S ribosomal protein L6, with protein sequence MSRVGKKLLEIPSEVTVTLNEGNTVAVKGAKGELTRTFHPDMEIKIEDNVLTVTRPSDHKEHRALHGTTRSLLGNMVEGVSKGFERGLELVGVGYRASKSGNKLVLNVGYSHPVEIVPEEGIEIEVPSQTKVVVKGTDKERVGAIAANIRAVRSPEPYKGKGIRYEGEVVRRKEGKSAK encoded by the coding sequence ATGTCTCGTGTAGGTAAGAAACTGCTTGAGATCCCTTCTGAAGTTACAGTAACGCTGAACGAAGGCAACACTGTAGCTGTGAAAGGAGCAAAAGGAGAATTAACTCGTACTTTCCATCCTGATATGGAAATCAAAATTGAGGACAACGTGCTTACAGTCACTCGTCCTTCTGATCATAAAGAGCACCGTGCGTTGCATGGTACGACTCGCAGTCTGCTTGGAAACATGGTTGAAGGCGTATCTAAAGGATTTGAAAGAGGTTTGGAATTAGTCGGTGTCGGTTACCGTGCGTCTAAATCCGGAAACAAACTTGTTTTAAACGTTGGATACTCTCACCCTGTTGAAATCGTTCCTGAAGAGGGCATCGAAATTGAAGTTCCTTCTCAAACAAAAGTAGTTGTAAAAGGTACAGACAAAGAGCGTGTAGGAGCTATCGCTGCTAACATCCGCGCTGTACGTTCTCCAGAGCCTTACAAAGGTAAAGGAATTCGCTACGAAGGTGAAGTTGTTCGCCGTAAAGAAGGTAAATCTGCTAAGTAA
- the rplR gene encoding 50S ribosomal protein L18: protein MITKTSKNAARQKRHARVRAKLSGTAERPRLNVFRSNKHIYAQIIDDVNGVTLVSASTLDKDLNVESTGDSAAAAKVGELVAKRASEKGVSDVVFDRGGYLYHGRVKALADAAREAGLKF from the coding sequence ATGATTACGAAAACTAGCAAAAATGCTGCTCGTCAAAAAAGACATGCTCGTGTTCGTGCTAAACTTTCAGGCACAGCTGAAAGACCTCGTCTGAATGTGTTCCGTTCAAACAAACACATTTATGCTCAAATCATCGATGATGTAAATGGCGTTACACTTGTTAGTGCCTCTACTCTCGACAAAGATTTGAACGTGGAAAGCACTGGTGACAGCGCTGCTGCTGCTAAAGTCGGTGAACTCGTTGCGAAACGCGCTTCTGAGAAAGGTGTTTCTGACGTAGTATTTGACCGCGGCGGATACTTATACCATGGACGTGTAAAAGCTCTGGCCGATGCAGCTCGTGAAGCCGGACTGAAATTTTAA